A single window of Salmo trutta unplaced genomic scaffold, fSalTru1.1, whole genome shotgun sequence DNA harbors:
- the LOC115186698 gene encoding zinc finger protein 135-like, with protein CGQCGKSFAKSRTLTQHQRIHTGEKSYICGQCGKSFAASHTLTKHQRIHTGEKPYSCTQSGKSFTQLTTLISHQRTHTGEKPYCCDQCGKYFTTFGTLTAHQRIHTGEKSYRCNQCGKSFVGSRNLTAHQRIHTGEKPYSCTQCGKSFTQLTTLISHQRTHTGEKPYSCGQCGKSFAKSSTLTQHQRIHTGEKSYICDQCGKSFTTFGTLTQHQRIHTG; from the exons tgtggtcaatgtgggaagagttttgctaaaTCTAGaactctgactcaacaccagagaatacacacaggagagaaatcttatatctgtggtcaatgtgggaagagttttgctgcatctcacactctgactaaacaccagagaatacacacaggagagaaaccttatagctgtactcaaagtgggaagagttttactcagttaaccaccctgatatcacaccagagaacacacacaggtgagaaaccttattgctgtgatcaatgtgggaagtaTTTTACTACATTTGGCACTCTGACtgcacaccagagaatacacacaggagagaaatcttataggtgtaatcaatgtgggaagagttttgttggTTCAAGAAATCTGACtgcacaccagagaatacacacaggagagaaaccttatagctgtactcaatgtgggaagagttttactcagttaaccaccctgatatcacaccagagaacacacacaggagagaaaccttatagctgtggtcaatgtgggaagagttttgctaaatctagcactctgactcaacaccagagaatacacacaggagagaaatcttatat ctgtgatcaatgtgggaagagttttactacatttggcactctgactcaacaccagagaatacacacagga